A single Kribbella aluminosa DNA region contains:
- a CDS encoding carbohydrate ABC transporter permease, with the protein MTTTVAPTAAAAPTTGKRPRGAKLVRMLPLSPAIGLMLVFLAGPILYCVYAAFTNMALTGPGAANVKFVGLDNFRKAFGSGAFTNAIWLTLVFTLISAIIGQNTLGLGLALLMRKSTKVVRNFVGTAVIGAWVLPEVVAAYLLSAFFNDNGTLNVILHAVGLPGQDWLYGAPIIAVSLANIWRGTAFSMLVYSAALSEIPKEIEESAEMDGAGGWRRLAFVTVPMITRAIMTNLMLITLQTLSVFGLIYAMTRGGPGTKSQTLPLYMYEQAFSFSQIGYGTAIALVMLAIGAVFSLIYLRGLNSEAA; encoded by the coding sequence GTGACGACGACTGTCGCGCCCACCGCGGCCGCTGCCCCGACAACGGGCAAGCGGCCGCGGGGGGCCAAACTCGTCCGGATGCTGCCGCTCTCGCCGGCCATCGGACTGATGCTGGTCTTCCTGGCCGGCCCGATCCTCTACTGCGTGTACGCCGCGTTCACGAACATGGCGCTCACCGGGCCCGGCGCGGCGAACGTGAAGTTCGTCGGGCTGGACAACTTCCGGAAGGCGTTCGGCAGCGGCGCGTTCACGAACGCGATCTGGCTGACGCTGGTGTTCACGCTGATCTCCGCGATCATCGGCCAGAACACGCTCGGCCTCGGGCTCGCGCTGCTGATGCGCAAGTCGACCAAGGTGGTGCGGAACTTCGTCGGTACGGCGGTGATCGGCGCCTGGGTACTGCCCGAGGTGGTCGCGGCGTACCTGCTGAGCGCGTTCTTCAACGACAACGGCACGCTGAACGTCATACTGCACGCGGTCGGCCTGCCCGGCCAGGACTGGTTGTACGGGGCACCGATCATCGCGGTGTCGCTGGCCAACATCTGGCGCGGTACGGCGTTCTCGATGCTGGTGTACTCCGCGGCGCTGAGCGAGATCCCGAAGGAGATCGAGGAGTCGGCCGAGATGGACGGCGCAGGCGGGTGGCGGCGGCTCGCGTTCGTGACGGTACCGATGATCACCCGCGCGATCATGACCAACCTGATGCTGATCACGCTGCAGACGCTGAGCGTGTTCGGCCTGATCTACGCGATGACCCGCGGCGGCCCCGGCACCAAGAGCCAGACGTTGCCGCTGTACATGTACGAGCAGGCGTTCAGCTTCTCCCAGATCGGCTACGGCACGGCGATCGCGCTGGTGATGCTGGCGATCGGCGCGGTCTTCTCGCTGATCTACCTGCGTGGACTCAACTCGGAGGCAGCGTGA
- a CDS encoding carbohydrate ABC transporter permease — MIARDRMSKLASNLVLLAIGILFVLPLLWVLFASINRTAGLRVELPTHPTLQNFKAVLNTDTTYRPVFNGIVLCGGAALLTMVCAVLAAYPLSRFRTRFNRPFLLTVLFCTGLPITAVMVPVYGLFVQLNLVDTLGGTIMFMATAALPFAIWLTKTFMDGVPISLEEAAWVDGAGNMRALWAIVLPLMWPGIAVVLIFTFIGMWGNFFVPFMLLLSPERLPASVSIFTFFGQYGEPNYGQLAAYSLIYTTPVLLLYLLLSRKLGGAFALGGAIKG; from the coding sequence GTGATAGCCCGCGACCGGATGAGCAAGCTCGCGTCGAACCTGGTACTGCTTGCCATCGGCATCTTGTTCGTGCTGCCGCTGCTGTGGGTGCTGTTCGCGTCGATCAACCGGACGGCGGGGTTGCGGGTCGAGCTCCCGACGCACCCGACGCTGCAGAACTTCAAGGCGGTGCTGAACACCGACACGACGTACCGTCCGGTGTTCAACGGCATCGTGCTGTGCGGCGGGGCCGCGTTGCTGACGATGGTGTGTGCCGTGCTGGCGGCCTATCCGTTGTCGCGCTTCCGCACTCGGTTCAACCGGCCGTTCCTGCTGACGGTGCTGTTCTGCACGGGGCTGCCGATCACTGCGGTCATGGTGCCGGTTTATGGGTTGTTCGTGCAGTTGAACCTGGTGGACACCCTTGGTGGCACCATCATGTTCATGGCGACAGCCGCGCTGCCGTTCGCGATCTGGCTGACCAAGACGTTCATGGACGGCGTACCGATCTCGCTCGAAGAGGCAGCCTGGGTCGACGGCGCGGGCAACATGCGGGCGCTGTGGGCGATCGTCCTGCCGCTGATGTGGCCCGGGATCGCGGTCGTGCTGATCTTCACCTTCATCGGCATGTGGGGCAACTTCTTCGTCCCCTTCATGCTGCTGCTGTCACCTGAACGGTTGCCGGCCTCGGTGAGCATCTTCACGTTCTTCGGCCAGTACGGCGAACCCAACTACGGCCAGCTGGCGGCGTACTCGCTCATCTACACCACCCCCGTCCTCCTCCTCTACCTCCTCCTCAGCCGAAAGCTAGGCGGCGCCTTCGCCCTCGGCGGCGCCATCAAGGGCTGA